Below is a genomic region from Bradyrhizobium sp. 1(2017).
CGACATCGGCGGCCGCGTCGTCAACCAGGTCGAGCCGGCCGACCGCGACATCGCGATGGTGTTCCAGAACTACGCGCTCTATCCGCATATGAGCGTCTACAACAACATGGCCTATGGCCTGCGCAACCGCGGCATGGCGGAAGCCGAGATCAAGACCCGCGTCGAGGAAGCCGCGCGCGTGCTCGAGCTGTCGGCCATGCTGGAGCGCAAGCCGCGCCAGCTCTCCGGCGGCCAGCGCCAGCGCGTCGCCATGGGCCGCGCCATCGTGCGCCAGCCGAAGGTGTTTCTGTTCGACGAGCCGCTCTCCAATCTCGACGCCAAGCTGCGCATCGCGATGCGCGTCGAGATCCGCAAATTGCAGCGCCGCCTCAACACCACGTCGATCTACGTCACGCACGACCAGCTCGAGGCGATGACGCTCGCCGACATTCTCGTCGTGATGAATGGCGGCGAGGTCGAGCAGGTCGGCAATCCCCTGGCGATCTACGAGAAGCCGGCGACGACCTTCGTCGCCTCCTTCATCGGCGCGCCGCCGATGAATCTGATGTCGACGCGCGCGGACGAGATCAAATCGCAGCTCGGCGGCAGCGCCGGCGAAGCCGGCATCCTCGGCATCCGTCCGGAGGACTTCGTCATCACCGACCAGACCCCGGCCGGCGGCGTCGCGCTGCCGCTCACCGTCGAAGCGATCGAGCGCGTCGGCGCGGAAACCTTCGTCTACGGCTCGCGAGCGCACGACGAGCAGCGCGTTGCCGCCACCCCCGGCGAGCTGCCGCCCGGCGAGGTGATCGTCCGCATTCCCGGAACCGAGGCCCCCGCCATCGGCCAGAACATCCGCGTCGCGGCGCAGCGCCAAAAGCTGCATTTGTTCAGCGGCGACGGGCGGAAGCGGATCGAGGCCTGACCGGTTCCCAAGGGCCGACCGATAAAAAGTGCGAAAACAACCCCATGCACAGTAGAAGGGGCTTTGTTTTCGTTGGGAGAATTCGGCACGGAAAATCGTCATGCCGCACTGGTCGGCTCAGCCCGAACGAAATCGCTGACAGGCGTTCGGAGACATGGCCGACACATGAACGATGGCAGAACTGGACGAGGCCGACCGGCATGGGCCCATCCACAGCCTACCGGCTAGCTGCTTGAACCAACACGGGGATATGCCCATATTGCTGACCAAGGGGTGCCTTGATCGGGCCCTGATGCACCAAAGTCGCTTCGAGAGGACTTTGTAAACTATGTCTCGTGTTCCAACGCTCTCCAGTCCCTTTCTGCTGGGCTTCGACGAGATCGAGCGCGTGCTCGATCGGGTCGTCAAAGGCGCCGACGGTTATCCTCCCTACAATATCGAGAGGTGTGACCGGTCGGACGGCCAGCCCGAGCGTTTGCGCATCACGCTGGCGGTCGCCGGATTCACCCGCGACCAACTCGATGTAACCATTGAGGAAAACCAGCTCGTGATCCGCGGGCGGCAGCAGGACGACAAATCCCGGCAATACATCCATCGCGGCATCGCCGCGCGCCACTTCCAGCGCACTTTCGTGCTGGCGGAGGGGATGCTGGTGCTGGGTGCGGATCTGAAGAACGGGCTGTTGTCGATCGATCTTGCCCGGCCTGAACCGGAGAGGATCGTTAAGACAATCGCTATCAATGAGCACGAATAATGGAACGAGTAGCGGACTCGACCGCTTAGTGTTCCAGAGGAGTCGAGACCATGAGTGAAGGTCACGTTGCGTTCGAATACGAAGCCAAGAATGTCTCCCCGGAGACGCTGGCAACCCTCGGCGAAGGCCATATCGCCTATGTGAAGCAGATCCGTTCCGAGGACGTTCCGGGCCTGTTTCCCGAAGCGCCGAAAATCGCGCCGGGCCTCAAGCTCTTCGCGCTCCACGCCGCCGACGGTACGCCGATCATGCTGACCGACAGCCGGGAAGCTGCGATCGCCAACGCCTGGAGCAACGAGCTGCAAGCGGTGAGCGTGCACTGAGCGCGCAAGCTTCGCACTGACAGAGTTTCAAGCGGGCACGCCTTCGGAACGAAGGCGTGCCCGCTTTCATTTTGAGTGATGACGTCTCGGCATCGTCATTGCTGGGAGCACTTCCGACGAAGCAATCCAGAATCACCCACGGAAAGGTTCCGGATTGCCTCGCTGTGCTCGCAATAACGGAGTGCGAGGCGATGGCCTCCTCAACTCTCGCGTGTCGCGGACGCGGCGCTTTCCTGGCGATGCGAAGCATCGTCCAGTCGCGGTGCGGCGCAGAGCCCCCCGGAAAGCGGCAGCTCACAAATGTAGAGACACAATGTAGAGACATGGGCCCCGGCTCTGCAGCGCATCACTTCGTGCTGCGCAGCGTCCGGGGCACGAGAACAAGGCTCGATGCTCGCTCTCTCGCTAGTCGGCAAAGACGAGAAAGATCAGGCCGCCGTCGCCGGTGGCAGGGCCAGCACCGAATAGATCGCCTGGGCATCGCGCGAGGCGCGGAGCTTCTTGGCGATGTCCTGGTCGCGCAGGAGGCGGGCAATGCGGGCGAGGGCCTTGAGGTGATCGGCGCCGGCGCCTTCGGGCGCGAGCAGCAGGAAGACCAGATCGACCGGCTGGCCGTCCATCGCCTCGAAATCGATCGGGCGATCGAGCCGTGCGAACAGGCCAAAGATCTTTTCGAGCTTGGGCAGCTTGCCGTGCGGGATGGCGACGCCGTAGCCGACCGCGGTGGTGCCAAGCTTCTCACGCTGCAGCAGCACTTCGAACACGGCGCGCTCGTTCTGCCCGGTCAGCTCGGCGGCCTTGGCCGCGAGCTCCTGCAGCGCCTGCTTCTTGCTGTTGACTTTCAATGCCGGGAGAATCGCCTCGGGTGCGACCAGATCGGTAATCGGCATGGAAGCTTTCCGAGGTGAATTAAACCGTCAGGTTCCGATTTGGCCAGCTTGGAGGACCAAGCGGGGCCGGCGTCAATAACATGAAGCAGGAGGGGGACTTAGCCCAAGTCCCGTTAGATCCTGATGTGGGGCGCTTCTACTCCAACGCAATCCCGGTGCCAACTCCCGCGTGCGGCTTTGCCACGGGTCATTGTTAAGGGCCGGGATCATACGGACCCCGCCTCGGCCTAGCCGCCCGCCTTGCCGTCGACCTTGGCTCCGGGCGGATCGATCCAGCCCACATTGCCATCCGCCCGGCGGTAAATGATGTTCACCCGGCCGGACGAGCCGTGCTGGAATACCAGGCACGGGGCTCCGCTGAGATCGAGTTCCATCACCGCCTCGCTGACCGAGAACTGCTTCAACGAGGTGGTTTGCTCGGCGATGATCACGGGGCTGTAGCCGGTGACCTCATCCTCGCCCTCGGGCGCCTCCAGCACATAGCTGGTCGCATCGAGCGCAGCCATCGCCTCGGAGGCGACATGGGCCTTGCGGGCGGAACGGTCCTTGAGTCGGTTCTTGTAGCGGCGCAGCCGCCTCTCGATCATCAGCAGCGCCTGGTCGGCGCTGGCATAGGCATCGGGCGCGTTCGAATCGGCCTCGAGCGTAACCCCCGAATCGAGGTGCAGCGCACAGTCGGTGCGGAAGCCGAAGCCGTCCTTGCTCAGCGTGATATGCCCAGAATAGCTGCCGTCGAAATATTTGCGCAGCACCTCGTCGGTGCGGTCGGCGACGCGGCCGCGCAGCGTCTCGCCGACGCTGATGCTCTTACCCGAAATCCGGAGGGTCATGTGGTGCCTCGCTTGGTTTGTTACCCGAGCTGCAATGACGCATCGTCGCAGCCGGGGTCTTTTCCCGGCGCACGATCTTGGCGGAAAACCGCTGCACACCTTTTCCGGATCATGCGCAGGCCTGGACCGGTCCCGAAGGGGAATTGAGAGTAGCGCGATTTCGCGCCAGTGCAATCACGCCGGTTCGGTGTTGCGGGAGCGATCGGACATCGCTGTCGAGAGGACGTTACCAAGAGCGCTCTGCTTGTCACGGCGGCGTTGCACCGAGGAGGGTATGCGCATGGCTTCGCGGTACTTCGCGACCGTGCGGCGGGCAATATCAATGCCCGAAGCGCGCAAGCGTTCCACGATGGTGTCGTCCGACAGGATCGCCGCGGGCTCTTCCGAATCGATCAGCTGCTTGATGTGATGGCGAACGGCTTCGGCCGAATGCGCCTCGCCACCGTCGGCCGAGGCGATCGAGGCCGTAAAGAAATATTTCAACTCGAATGTGCCGCGATTTGTCGCCATGTATTTGTTGGCGGTGACACGCGACACCGTGGATTCGTGCATCTGGATGGCGTCGGCGACGGCCTTCAGGTTGAGCGGCCGCAGATGCGCCACGCCATGGGTGAAGAAACCATCCTGCTGGCGCACGATCTCGGTTGCGACCTTCAGGATGGTGCGGGCGCGCTGGTCGAGCGCGCGCACGAGCCAGGTCGCGTTCTGGAGCGCATCGGTGAAGTAGGACTTGTCGCCGTCCTTGCCGATCTTCTTCGACAGCTCGGAATAGTAGGTCTGGTTGACCAGCACACGCGGCAAGGTGTCGCTGTTGAGCTCGACATGCCAGCCGCCGTCGGGACCGGGGCGGACATAGACATCGGGCACCATGGTCTGCAGCCGCGCCGAGCCGAACTTCATGCCGGGCTTGGGATTGAGCCGGCGGATCTCGCCGATCATGTCGGCGATGTCCTCGTCGTCGACGCCGCACAGCTTGCGCAGGGACGCGATGTCGCGCTTGGCGAGAAGATCGAGATGCTCGACGAGGGCCTGCATCGCCGGGTCGTAGCGGTCGAGCTCGCGGAGCTGGATCGCCAGGCATTCGCTCAAATTGCGCGCGCAGACACCTGGCGGATCGAATTTTTGCAGCACGGCGAGGACGTCCTCGACGTCGGCTTGCGACGCGCCGAGACGCTCGGCGGCCTGGCCGAGATCCGGCGGCAGATAGCCGGCCTCGTCGACGAGGTCGATCAGGTATTGGCCGATCATGCGCTGTGCCGGCGCGGTGAAGGCGACCGAGAGCTGCTCGGCCAGATGGTCCGACAGGGTCATCTCGGCGGCGACGAAGGCCTCGAGATTGTAATCCTCATCGCCGGAAGCTCCGCCGCCCCACTCGGTGTAGGTGGTCGGTGCGGCGTCCTGGGCATTGCGCGCGGCCGCCTCGGCCGGCTCCTCGGAGAAGACGTTGTCCAGGCCCGTGTCGAGGGTCTGCTCGATCTCGGCGCGGGTGCCGAGATCCTTGCTCATCCATTCCTCCTGGCCGGGCTCGAAGGCCTCCGCGCTGCCGCCAAAGCCGTCGTCAGCATGACCGTCACCCTGGCCGCCGCCCTCGTCGCCATCGCCGAACTGGCCGGCCTCGGCAGGCGCTTCACCGCCCGCCTCGTCATTGGCCCGCTCCAGGAGAGGGTTCCGCTCGAGTTCCTCCTCGACGAAGGTGGTGAGATCGAGATTGGACAATTGCAGCAGCTTGATCGCCTGCATCAGCTGCGGCGTCATCACCAGCGACTGCGATTGCCGGAACTCTAATCTCTGCGTAAGCGCCATGAAGCAAGAACCGTTCCCATAATTGGTCCGATTTTTGCTTATCCTAGTCCGGGCCTGATGTACACGGCTTGACGCTGTGCAAAAACCAGCTAGAGGCGGAATTCCTCGCCAAGGTAAAGCCGGCGGACGTCGGGATCGGCAACGATCTCGTCCGGGGTCCCCTCGGTCAGGATTTCACCGGCATAGACGATATAGGCGCGATCGGTGAGGCCGAGCGTTTCGCGGACATTGTGATCGGTGATCAGGACGCCGATGCCGCGGTTGGTGAGATGGCGGACGAGGTCCTGAATGTCGCCGACCGCGATCGGATCGATGCCGGCAAAGGGTTCGTCGAGCAGCATGTAGTTCGGACGCGTCGCCAGCGCGCGCGCGATCTCGACGCGCCGGCGCTCGCCGCCGGACAGCGCGATCGACGGCGATTTCCGCAGGCGCGTGATGTTGAACTCGTCGAGCAGCGAGTCGAGCTGCTGCTCGCGCTTCTTGCGCGAGGGCTCGACCACTTCGAGCACGGCGCGGATGTTCTGCTCGACGGTGAGGCCGCGGAAGATCGAGGCTTCCTGCGGCAGATAGCCGATGCCGAGCCGCGCGCGCTGATACATCGGCAGCTTGGTGACGTCGTGGCCGTCGAGCTCGATCGCGCCGTGATCGGCCTTGATCAGGCCGGTGATCATGTAGAACACGGTGGTCTTGCCGGCACCGTTCGGGCCGAGCAGGCCGACTGCTTCACCGCGCCGCACATAGATGCTGACGCCACGCACGACCTGACGGCTGCCGAAGGCCTTCTTCACGCCATGCACAGCCAGGAAGCCCGGCCGCTTCAGGAGCTGCGGGCCGCCGGCGCCGTTGGAGGTGGCGGCGCTTCGGACGGGGTGAACAGCCTGCGGACGTGGCGACGGCTCGGCCTGATAGTCGGATTCGTAGGTGCCCTGGAACTGGTCGGGCGCGCGCATCGGCTGGTCCCGGGCGATCGGCGGAGTGTCCCTGATCGGACTCGGCACGAGGCCGCCGACGCCGTCACCGAGCGCGGTGATGTCCTGACGCGCAAATCCTGGCCGGCCGCGCTTGGCGGGGCGCCGACGGAACATGCTGAAGAGATCGACCATCCCCGCCTTCTAGCCTTGCGCGGTTTTTGCGCGGCACTCGCGCAATCTGCCGCCCCGGCGCCGATTCGCCGGTGCAGCATGAGTGAAGGGATGTCTCATGCCCAGTGAAACACGCCCGAAAAGCGGCGAACTCCGCTTCGAAAGCCCTGCGCGCTAGATACAGTCTCGCCGGGCAAGCTTCAACCTCGGATCGGTCGCGTCCGATACAAGTCTTTGAATTTACTTTTGTTTACTTGCGCCGGGCAGTTGCAGCGGCGGCGCGCCGCCGGGCTTGGCCCCCGGACCGCAATCACTGCCCGCACCCTGCGGCAGCAGGACCTGAACGCGGCCGGTGTCGGATTCCACGCGCGACACGCCGGTGGTCATGTCGACGGTCAGCCGGTCGCCACGCATCACATTCCTGCACTGCGTCAGGACCACCGGACCCCCGCCGCCGAGCATGGTGATGAGATTGGTCCTGGTGTCGAACACGGCGGTCTCGCCTGTGACCACCTGATCCTTCTGGGTGACCACGACGTTGCCGCGCGCCTCGAGCCGCTTGATCGAGGAGCTGCCGCCCGGGCCCGGCGTGGCCGATTGCATCGGTGCGGATTTCGCGCCCTTCGCCGCAGGCTGCGGCGGCGTGGCCGGCTTGTCGCCGCCCGAGTCGTAGAACACCACCAGCGTCTTCGAGGTCATGGTGGTGTCGCCCTGGATGACCTTCACGTTGCCGGCGAAGGTCGCCTCCTTCTTCTTGTCGCGCATCTCGAGCGAGGCGGCCTCGATCTGGATCGGCTGATCGCGGTTCTGCGAGAAGCCCTGCATCGCGTTGGGGACGCCCTGCATCGTGTTCTGCGCAATAGCGGCGCCGCCAGCGGCCAGTGCAACGGCGGCGGCGACAAGCACGGCAGCGCCGAGGATTGCGCTCCGCTTGCTGTCGTTGCGCGGAAAAAATCGGATCATGAAAATCACTTCGAATTGGCGGATTTATTCTGGGGCGTACGCGGCTTCGCTTGCGGCACGGGCTCGTCCGCAGGCGCAGGCTGAGCGGCCGCGGGATCGTCCAGCTTGTCCAGATGCATCACCACGTTGCCTTCGAAGCGAATGACCTCGCCGCCTTCCGTGATCCGCAGCCGGTCCGCGCTCAGCGTGCCGTTGGTCAGCTTGACGTCGACGCGTTCATCGGACGTCACCGTGCCCTTGTTCATGTCGACGAAGGCGGAATTCAGCCGCGCCTCATAGCCGGTGGAGGTGCGCAGGAAGATGTCCTTGTGCAGGTCGAGCTGCTGCTGCTTGTTGTCGAAGCGGCCGGTGCGGGCATCGAGGAACAGGGTGGACTGATCCTCCATCAGCACCTTGGCGCGCAGGTCGGAGAGATCGACGTGATCGGCGTCGGTGATGTCCTGGGTCGCGGTCTTGGCCCAGAGCTCGTAGGGCCGCTGGTCCGGCGTGAAGCCGGCCAGATGCGGCGATTCCATCGTGATCTTGGTGCCGGACACCACCAGGTTTCCGGAATCGAGCGGCAGCTTCGGCATCAGCATGCGGAACGGATTGAAGACCGAGACGCCGACGATGGCGGCCATGGACAGCAGCACCGCCCCCGGCACCGCGACGCGAAGGATCCGCACCAGCCGGCTGTGACGCGCCGCGCTGGCGAACTTCGCCGCTAGCGCGGCGTCGTAGGTCGGATTCTGGGCCGAATTCACCTGGGCTCCTGATGCACCTGGGCTCCTGAAAGGTTGGGCTCCTGAAATGTCGCTCGCCTTGTCCGGTTGCAGCGCGGCCCCATTGTACCCGTCGCCCGCGAAATATGCAGCCGGCGACAGGCGGTTACGAAAGTGTCCGAAACGGGGCGGAGGCCCTGAGTCTAGCGAGCCCGGGAGGCGTCAGGAATGCGCGAAAATGTCCTCTTCCTCCCAGCCCTGGAGGTCGAGCAAGGCGCGGGTCGGCAGGAAGTCGAAACAGGCCCGCGCCAGCTCGGTGCGGCCTTCCCGCACCAGCATAGCATCGAGCCGCTCGCGCAAGGCATGCAGATGCAGCACGTCGGAGGCGGCATAGGCGAGCTGCGGCTCGGTCAGGCTGTCGGAGCCCCAATCGCTGGATTGCTGCTGCTTGGAGAGGTCGATGTTGAGCACCTCGCGCACGAGGTCTTTCAGGCCGTGGCGATCGGTGTAGGTGCGGGTCAGGCGGGAGGCGATCTTGGTGCAATAAATCGGCCCGGTCATGACGCCGAAGGTCTGGTACAGCACTGCGACGTCGAACCGCGCGAAGTGGAAGATCTTGGTGATGGCGGGATTGGCCAGCAGCGCCTTCAAATTCGGCGCGTCGGTGTGGCCCTGGGGGATCTGCACCACGTCGGCGCTGCCGTCGCCCGGCGAGAGCTGCACCACGCAGAGCCGGTCGCGGTGCGGATTGAGCCCCATGGTCTCGGTGTCGATCGCCACCGCTCCGGTGTAGCGCGTGAGGTCGGGCAGGTCGCCGCGATGCAGGCGTACGGTCATGGCGTTTCAAAACCTCGCATTGGTCTGTCGGCAAACTAGGCTCATCGGGATTCCCTGCGATGTATCCACTCGCGGCGGGACGCGCAAGCGCCGGCCGTGCCCGTACGGGCCCGGGTCAGATCGCTGCCAGCATGATGCAGATCATCGCCGCGACCGCGATGCGGCTGGGGCCGTCGCGGAACGCGTAGATGATGGGATCGTCGGGCATCTCGCGGCGGTGCGCCATCATCAGGGCGCGGCCGAACCAGTACAGCAGCAACGGGGTGAGCAGCCACAGCATCCAGGGACGGCTGTACAGCGGCATCACCGCCGTCGAAGACACGTAGAGCGAGAACACGGTGACCGCGTTCATCGCGCTCGCCGCCGCCATCGCGGCGATGATCTGCAGGTCGGTGATCCTGTAGTCGCGGTTGGAGGGATCGGCGAGCCCCGCGCTCTCGCGCATGCTGAGCTCGCTGAAGCGCTTGATCAGAGCGAGCGAGGTGAACACGAACAGCGAGAAGATCAGCAGCCATTCCGACAGCACCACGCCGACACCGACGGCGCCGGCGATGATGCGCAAGCTGTAGAGACCCGCGAGCGTCACGACGTCGACCAGCATCTTGCGCTTGAGCGCGAGCGAATAGGCGATCGTGGTGACGAGATAGGCGCCGAGCACGCCGAGAAAGAGCGGCGAGATGCAGAGGCTGGCGACGAGCGCGAACAGCCACAGCGCGGGGATCGCAAGCAGCGCGGAAGAGATCGGCAGGTCGCCGGCCGCGAGCGCGCGATGGCGCTTGGTCGGATGCTGCCGGTCGGCCGAAAGATCCAGGAGATCGTTCATCAGATAGGCGCCCGAGGCGCAGGCCGAGAACGCCATGAACGCCAGCAGCGCATAGAAGAGCGTCGGCAGGTTCAGCTGATGCGCGGTGATGACGGGCACGAACACCAGCGTGTTCTTGGCGTATTGATAGACGCGCAGCGCCTTGGCCCAGGTTTTGGCCCAGGTCTTCCAGCTGACGCGGCTTGTGCTTCGGCCGTCGATGCGGTCGATCGCGCCGCGATCGAACGGCAGCGTGGTGCCGGCGGCAAGATCGGCCGGCGTCACGACGCCGTCAAAGCCGAGATGCGCCGCAATCGCCGCTGCATGGTCGGCGAAGCGGCCGGCGACCAGATAGATCCTCGCGCCCCGCGCCCGCGCCGCCAGGGCCTGGTTCAGCACGTCGGAATCATAGGGCAGATGGGCGTAGTCGAGCTTGGCCCGCGCCAGGATCTCCGTGAGCGCCGCCATGCCCGGACGTCCGCCCGCGCCGAAGCGGGCCAGCATGCGGCCGGGCGCACTGAACAGCGCTTCCATCAGCAGCTCGGAGCGCAGCAGCGCGCCTTCGAGATCCACGACGAGCGTCGGCGCAGACGCCATCGCCGACGGTGCGGGGGCGCCAGAATCGTACTGCCGGGCAGGCTGCTCCATCCGAAAACGCTCTGTTGGCCGCAAAATGCCGGCCCAGGAGGCCGGGGAGCAGGGAAATGGACGGCCGCGAGCCTAGAGGAGATTCGCTAAGGGCGGCTTAACTTGCCTAGCGAGGGACGGAGCCTGTTGCACGGCCCCCACAACCCCGCACGAACTTCGGCTTCGGCGGGGTTTGTGTCGTGCGCTTAGTGGACATCGCCCCGGCCCGCCCTATCTGCCAGTCTCTCCCTGCTCACCAAGACTCGAGAGCCATGACCGAACCGACGCTCGCAGCGCCCGTCGACGACCAACGCCCGCGCGGCTTTTCGCGCTATCAGGTGCTCCTGATCGGGCTGCTCGCGTTCACGCAGTTCACGATCATCCTCGATTTCATCATCATGTCGCCGCTCGGCGCGATCCTGATGCCCGCGCTGAACATCACGGCCGGGCAGTTCGGCGTGGCCGTATCGGCCTACGCCTTCAGTGCGGGCCTGTCGGGCATCCTCGCCGCCGGCTTCGCCGATCGCTTCGATCGCAAGCGCCTGCTGCTGTTCTTCTATGTCGGCTTCACGCTGGGCACGATGCTCTGCGCCGTCGCGCCGAACTACCATGTGCTGCTGATCGGCCGGATCGTAACCGGATTGTTCGGCGGCGTGATCGGCTCGGTCGTGCTCGCCATCGTCACCGATCTTTTCGCGCTGCATCTGCGCGGCCGCGTCATGGGCTTCATCCAGACCGCCTTTGCCGCAAGCCAGGTGCTCGGCGTTCCCGCCGGGCTGTTTCTCGCCAATCACTGGAGCTGGCATGTCTGCTTCATCGCGATCGTCGGCCTGTCGATCGTGACGATTGTCGTCGTCGCCTTCGCCATGGAGCCGGTCGACGCGCATCTGAAGCTGAAGCAGGACAGGAATCCGTTCCACCATCTGGTCGCGACGGTCACCGAGCCGCGCTACACGCTGGCCTTCGCCGTCACGACATTGCTGGCGACCGGCGGCTACATGCTGATGCCGTATTCCAGCGCCTTCACCGTGAACAATATCGGCATCGACATGGCGCATCTGCCGACGATCTATCTGGTCTCCGGCCTGTTCAGCATCGTCACCGGACCGCTGGTCGGCCGCGCCAGCGACGCCTTCGGCAAATACCCGACCTTCGTGTTCGGCTGCGCGATGACCATCGTCATGGTGCTGATCTACACCCATCTCGGCCACGTCTCGCTGGCGACCGCGATCGCCGTCAACGTGCTGATGTTCGTCGGCATCTTCTCGCGCATGATCCCGTCGCAGGCGCTGATCTCGGCGATCCCCGATCAGAGCCAGCGCGGCTCGTTCAGCGCGGTCAGCGCCTCGCTACAGCAGCTCTCCGGCGGGCTCGGCTCGGTGCTCGCCGCCGCGATCATCTCGCAACAACCCGACGGCTCGCTGCTCCATTTCGAGCGGATCGGCTACGTCGTCGTCACCACGACGCTAGTGACGCTGGTCGCGATGTATTTCGTGCAGAAGGAGGTGGCGGAGCGGGCGGGGAGAAGTGTGGTGTAAGCGGCGGGCCGACGTGGCCCCACGAGGACAGCCCGTCCCAGCGGC
It encodes:
- the lptB gene encoding LPS export ABC transporter ATP-binding protein, yielding MVDLFSMFRRRPAKRGRPGFARQDITALGDGVGGLVPSPIRDTPPIARDQPMRAPDQFQGTYESDYQAEPSPRPQAVHPVRSAATSNGAGGPQLLKRPGFLAVHGVKKAFGSRQVVRGVSIYVRRGEAVGLLGPNGAGKTTVFYMITGLIKADHGAIELDGHDVTKLPMYQRARLGIGYLPQEASIFRGLTVEQNIRAVLEVVEPSRKKREQQLDSLLDEFNITRLRKSPSIALSGGERRRVEIARALATRPNYMLLDEPFAGIDPIAVGDIQDLVRHLTNRGIGVLITDHNVRETLGLTDRAYIVYAGEILTEGTPDEIVADPDVRRLYLGEEFRL
- a CDS encoding sn-glycerol-3-phosphate import ATP-binding protein UgpC, which codes for MANVTLRNVRKTYPGGFEAIKGVDVDVGDGQFCVLVGPSGCGKSTLLRMVAGLETVTGGEIDIGGRVVNQVEPADRDIAMVFQNYALYPHMSVYNNMAYGLRNRGMAEAEIKTRVEEAARVLELSAMLERKPRQLSGGQRQRVAMGRAIVRQPKVFLFDEPLSNLDAKLRIAMRVEIRKLQRRLNTTSIYVTHDQLEAMTLADILVVMNGGEVEQVGNPLAIYEKPATTFVASFIGAPPMNLMSTRADEIKSQLGGSAGEAGILGIRPEDFVITDQTPAGGVALPLTVEAIERVGAETFVYGSRAHDEQRVAATPGELPPGEVIVRIPGTEAPAIGQNIRVAAQRQKLHLFSGDGRKRIEA
- a CDS encoding Hsp20 family protein is translated as MSRVPTLSSPFLLGFDEIERVLDRVVKGADGYPPYNIERCDRSDGQPERLRITLAVAGFTRDQLDVTIEENQLVIRGRQQDDKSRQYIHRGIAARHFQRTFVLAEGMLVLGADLKNGLLSIDLARPEPERIVKTIAINEHE
- the hpf gene encoding ribosome hibernation-promoting factor, HPF/YfiA family; this encodes MTLRISGKSISVGETLRGRVADRTDEVLRKYFDGSYSGHITLSKDGFGFRTDCALHLDSGVTLEADSNAPDAYASADQALLMIERRLRRYKNRLKDRSARKAHVASEAMAALDATSYVLEAPEGEDEVTGYSPVIIAEQTTSLKQFSVSEAVMELDLSGAPCLVFQHGSSGRVNIIYRRADGNVGWIDPPGAKVDGKAGG
- the ptsN gene encoding PTS IIA-like nitrogen regulatory protein PtsN, whose protein sequence is MPITDLVAPEAILPALKVNSKKQALQELAAKAAELTGQNERAVFEVLLQREKLGTTAVGYGVAIPHGKLPKLEKIFGLFARLDRPIDFEAMDGQPVDLVFLLLAPEGAGADHLKALARIARLLRDQDIAKKLRASRDAQAIYSVLALPPATAA
- a CDS encoding UbiA family prenyltransferase produces the protein MEQPARQYDSGAPAPSAMASAPTLVVDLEGALLRSELLMEALFSAPGRMLARFGAGGRPGMAALTEILARAKLDYAHLPYDSDVLNQALAARARGARIYLVAGRFADHAAAIAAHLGFDGVVTPADLAAGTTLPFDRGAIDRIDGRSTSRVSWKTWAKTWAKALRVYQYAKNTLVFVPVITAHQLNLPTLFYALLAFMAFSACASGAYLMNDLLDLSADRQHPTKRHRALAAGDLPISSALLAIPALWLFALVASLCISPLFLGVLGAYLVTTIAYSLALKRKMLVDVVTLAGLYSLRIIAGAVGVGVVLSEWLLIFSLFVFTSLALIKRFSELSMRESAGLADPSNRDYRITDLQIIAAMAAASAMNAVTVFSLYVSSTAVMPLYSRPWMLWLLTPLLLYWFGRALMMAHRREMPDDPIIYAFRDGPSRIAVAAMICIMLAAI
- the rpoN gene encoding RNA polymerase factor sigma-54; this encodes MALTQRLEFRQSQSLVMTPQLMQAIKLLQLSNLDLTTFVEEELERNPLLERANDEAGGEAPAEAGQFGDGDEGGGQGDGHADDGFGGSAEAFEPGQEEWMSKDLGTRAEIEQTLDTGLDNVFSEEPAEAAARNAQDAAPTTYTEWGGGASGDEDYNLEAFVAAEMTLSDHLAEQLSVAFTAPAQRMIGQYLIDLVDEAGYLPPDLGQAAERLGASQADVEDVLAVLQKFDPPGVCARNLSECLAIQLRELDRYDPAMQALVEHLDLLAKRDIASLRKLCGVDDEDIADMIGEIRRLNPKPGMKFGSARLQTMVPDVYVRPGPDGGWHVELNSDTLPRVLVNQTYYSELSKKIGKDGDKSYFTDALQNATWLVRALDQRARTILKVATEIVRQQDGFFTHGVAHLRPLNLKAVADAIQMHESTVSRVTANKYMATNRGTFELKYFFTASIASADGGEAHSAEAVRHHIKQLIDSEEPAAILSDDTIVERLRASGIDIARRTVAKYREAMRIPSSVQRRRDKQSALGNVLSTAMSDRSRNTEPA
- a CDS encoding DUF1150 family protein; protein product: MSEGHVAFEYEAKNVSPETLATLGEGHIAYVKQIRSEDVPGLFPEAPKIAPGLKLFALHAADGTPIMLTDSREAAIANAWSNELQAVSVH
- the lptC gene encoding LPS export ABC transporter periplasmic protein LptC is translated as MNSAQNPTYDAALAAKFASAARHSRLVRILRVAVPGAVLLSMAAIVGVSVFNPFRMLMPKLPLDSGNLVVSGTKITMESPHLAGFTPDQRPYELWAKTATQDITDADHVDLSDLRAKVLMEDQSTLFLDARTGRFDNKQQQLDLHKDIFLRTSTGYEARLNSAFVDMNKGTVTSDERVDVKLTNGTLSADRLRITEGGEVIRFEGNVVMHLDKLDDPAAAQPAPADEPVPQAKPRTPQNKSANSK
- a CDS encoding ribonuclease D → MTVRLHRGDLPDLTRYTGAVAIDTETMGLNPHRDRLCVVQLSPGDGSADVVQIPQGHTDAPNLKALLANPAITKIFHFARFDVAVLYQTFGVMTGPIYCTKIASRLTRTYTDRHGLKDLVREVLNIDLSKQQQSSDWGSDSLTEPQLAYAASDVLHLHALRERLDAMLVREGRTELARACFDFLPTRALLDLQGWEEEDIFAHS
- a CDS encoding LptA/OstA family protein, coding for MIRFFPRNDSKRSAILGAAVLVAAAVALAAGGAAIAQNTMQGVPNAMQGFSQNRDQPIQIEAASLEMRDKKKEATFAGNVKVIQGDTTMTSKTLVVFYDSGGDKPATPPQPAAKGAKSAPMQSATPGPGGSSSIKRLEARGNVVVTQKDQVVTGETAVFDTRTNLITMLGGGGPVVLTQCRNVMRGDRLTVDMTTGVSRVESDTGRVQVLLPQGAGSDCGPGAKPGGAPPLQLPGASKQK